The DNA window ATTCGAACCATCGACCTGATGGAGAAATCTAATTGTATTGAAGGAGAACTATTCGGGAATCACAAGGATCAGCTGAGAATCTTTATCAGCCGAAGGAACGAAGGCTGGCTTCTGGGGGCTCAGATTCAATTACGAATTAAAAATTAAGAATTACGAATTAGCCGTCCCGATAAATATCGGGATGGTTTTTTTTTAGTGCTCCATCAGTGTTATTCGAAGAAAACACTGATTGACAAATCCAGATCAAGCTTTCACGAAATTTCCAATTTACGATACCTCCCCATCAGTGTTATTCGTAGAAAACACTGATTGACAAATTCAGACTGAATTTTCAAAAAATTCAAGATCTGAAAGAACACTCATTACCTCCCCATCTGTGTTAATCGAAGAGAACACTGATTGACAAATCCAGATCAAGCTTTCACGAAATTTCCAATTTACGAGTAATCTATTTTCCGTTTTATTGAACATGTCCACACACAGAATTCATCCCGATAATGATTGTTTTTACTTCCTCACCTTTACTTGTCATAAGTGGCTTCCATTATTCAAGCTAACTGAATTGGAGGACTATTTTTATTTATGGCTGTCGCGTTTGAATGATAAAGGAATATTAATCAGTGCCTACGTGATGATGCCGAATCACATACATTTATTGGTTTTTGTCTATTCATTTTGTACCAATTTTAAACTTGTCATTGGTGAGGCAAAGCGATTTATGGCATATGAAATTGTTAAAAGATTAAGATCTAAAAAGGAAAAAATCATCCTTCATAAACTAAAGGAAGCTGTTCAAGTCAATGAATCAGCAAAAGGGAAAAGACACCAGGTATTTCGTATTTCTTTTGATGCGAAAATGGTAATTGGGATGAGTTCACTCAACAGAGTTGCCGACTATATTCACCATAATCCCGTATCCGGGAAATGGAAATTAGTAAATGATTTTACGCAATATTCCGCTTCTAGTGCAGCATATTATCATCTGGGGAAGAAGAACCGGTTGATTAAAGCGGATTTTAGAGATTATTCTCCTCTGGATCTCAGAGTCTCCTTAAATAAAAAATCTCAGGATGCCTCTGAGAGGGGTGAGTCCTTAGATTAAAAATCTTCTACTCCCCATCAGAATTATCGACAAGAAACTCTGATTGACCATGATAAATCGCAGGATATTTTTTAGAATGAAAAACCTAGACTATTTATTCAAAGTATATTCCACGGATATTTTTGTATCCAATAATTTTGAAATAGGGCAATTTTTCTCGGCATGTCTTACCAGTTTTTCAAATTCCTCTTCACCGATGCCTTCTACCTTAGCATTTAAAACAATGTGCGAGCTTTGAACATGAAAATCTTTTACTTCAATAATGCATTCCGCATCTAATTCCTTTGCCACATAGCCCGCCTCCTGAAGATTAAAACTCAATTGCATGGTATAGCATCCCGCATGTGCTGCCGCGATCAATTCCTCAGGATTAGTACCCGGATCATCTTCAAAACGGGTTTTCGCAGTGAAATTTAAATCTTTGAAGGCACCGCTCTGCGCGCTCATTTTACCGCTTCCGTCGATTCCCTTTCCTTTCCAGATTGCTCTTGCTTTTCTTTTCATGGTATAAATAGATTATGTTATTTCTCTTAATTAATTCTTAATAACAGGACTTGATCTCAATCCAATTGATTGGTAATTTTTCTTGCCATACCACCGAAAATAAACAAATGAAATGGATATACAGCATACCAATACAATCTTCCCAATAATCCCAATGGACGAAAAGTTGCCGTTTGGATTAAGATTTTTTTACCTTCCCGCTTTTCGACT is part of the Hyphobacterium sp. CCMP332 genome and encodes:
- a CDS encoding OsmC family peroxiredoxin, translated to MKRKARAIWKGKGIDGSGKMSAQSGAFKDLNFTAKTRFEDDPGTNPEELIAAAHAGCYTMQLSFNLQEAGYVAKELDAECIIEVKDFHVQSSHIVLNAKVEGIGEEEFEKLVRHAEKNCPISKLLDTKISVEYTLNK